A stretch of Cyanobacterium sp. HL-69 DNA encodes these proteins:
- a CDS encoding Superfamily I helicase codes for MYQSLSQTHLNLFETCPPIFQKRYVEQISTIPNLAQEERSEWGKKFHLLMQQYHLGLSLNDFVYEDISFQKSLQALVNETQNIWTSSEVLAREAEYKLQLKFKSYIFTVIYDLLILYPDRAVIYDWKTFLQREKKDKLINNWQTRLYLYVLAEKMNYSPSQLSMTYWFVKLPHKLQSMTIQYNEAMHEKNRQDINNILDKIDESMDSYFDFSLDFGHIKNCEKKCPYYQSLMEDSSSNNSMSELKRLPNNLTEVEEINPF; via the coding sequence ATGTATCAATCCTTATCGCAAACCCATCTTAATCTTTTTGAAACTTGTCCCCCTATTTTTCAAAAAAGATATGTAGAACAAATCAGCACTATTCCTAACCTTGCCCAGGAGGAAAGAAGTGAGTGGGGGAAAAAATTTCACCTTTTAATGCAACAGTATCATCTAGGGTTATCCTTGAATGATTTTGTTTATGAGGATATTTCTTTTCAAAAGTCTTTGCAAGCCCTTGTTAATGAGACTCAAAATATTTGGACTTCTTCGGAGGTATTGGCACGGGAGGCAGAATATAAGTTACAACTAAAGTTTAAAAGTTATATTTTTACGGTTATTTATGACCTTTTAATTTTATATCCAGATCGAGCTGTTATTTACGATTGGAAGACGTTTTTACAACGTGAAAAGAAAGATAAGTTAATAAATAATTGGCAGACAAGATTATATTTATATGTTTTAGCGGAGAAGATGAATTATAGTCCATCTCAATTGAGCATGACTTATTGGTTTGTGAAGTTACCCCACAAACTCCAGAGTATGACGATTCAATATAATGAAGCTATGCACGAAAAAAATCGTCAAGATATTAATAATATCCTTGATAAAATAGATGAGTCTATGGATAGCTACTTTGATTTTAGTTTAGATTTTGGGCATATAAAAAACTGTGAGAAAAAATGCCCTTATTATCAGTCATTGATGGAAGATAGTTCATCAAATAATTCTATGAGTGAGTTGAAAAGGTTGCCTAATAATTTAACAGAAGTAGAGGAGATTAATCCTTTTTAG
- the mmsB-2 gene encoding 3-hydroxyisobutyrate dehydrogenase MmsB codes for MVAIVKNEIAFLGLGVMGAPMSVNFAHHNLSIKAWNRTIDRPGLESVRESGATIVNSIQEAVESASIIFTCLGDIPDVEEVIFGDDGIVNHASPHSIIVDFSTIGSQGARAIALKLKSHNIRFMDAPVSGGDIGAKNGTLTIMVGGDKQDFEEIKPYLEIVGKNITYCGEVGSGQAVKLCNQVLASLHMVALCEALQLAKTQNIDPTLIVDVCSTGAAGSWALSNLAPKIINQDYQPGFMIKHILKDLRLVKEVMEDIDNYPGINLAQQLFNQVAHLDDNNGYLEGTQAMIKAYNNYD; via the coding sequence ATGGTTGCGATAGTTAAGAATGAGATTGCTTTCCTAGGTTTAGGCGTTATGGGGGCACCTATGAGTGTCAATTTTGCCCATCATAACCTATCTATCAAAGCATGGAATCGTACTATCGATCGCCCCGGGCTAGAAAGTGTTAGGGAATCGGGGGCAACCATAGTCAACTCAATTCAAGAGGCAGTAGAATCTGCCTCAATTATTTTTACCTGTTTAGGAGATATTCCTGACGTGGAGGAAGTTATCTTTGGGGATGATGGTATTGTCAATCATGCTTCTCCCCACAGTATAATCGTTGATTTTAGCACCATCGGTTCTCAGGGAGCAAGGGCGATCGCCCTTAAACTAAAATCCCATAATATTCGTTTTATGGATGCACCCGTATCAGGGGGAGACATAGGCGCAAAAAATGGCACCCTTACCATCATGGTGGGAGGAGACAAACAAGACTTTGAGGAGATTAAACCCTACCTCGAAATAGTCGGCAAAAATATCACCTACTGCGGAGAAGTTGGCAGTGGACAGGCCGTAAAATTGTGTAATCAAGTATTAGCATCCCTCCATATGGTTGCCCTCTGTGAAGCCCTACAACTAGCCAAAACACAAAATATTGACCCTACCCTTATTGTAGATGTTTGTAGCACAGGCGCTGCGGGTTCATGGGCATTAAGCAATCTTGCCCCCAAAATCATTAACCAAGACTATCAACCTGGTTTTATGATAAAACATATCCTCAAGGACTTACGGCTAGTCAAAGAAGTAATGGAAGACATAGACAATTATCCAGGCATAAACCTAGCCCAACAACTATTTAACCAAGTCGCCCACCTAGACGATAACAATGGTTATTTAGAAGGCACTCAAGCCATGATAAAAGCCTATAACAACTACGATTAA
- a CDS encoding ArsR family transcriptional regulator codes for MSSMPTSDLSGMLSCFRALSDPIRLNVINLLQEKEMCVGDICLALKIAQPKLSFHLRVLRESGLLQTRQEGRWIYYRLNPLQFQVLMKSLADFAMD; via the coding sequence ATGTCATCAATGCCAACCTCAGATTTGAGTGGTATGTTAAGCTGTTTTCGTGCTTTGTCAGACCCCATAAGACTTAATGTGATAAATTTATTACAGGAAAAAGAGATGTGTGTGGGAGATATTTGTCTTGCTTTGAAAATTGCCCAGCCAAAATTATCTTTTCATCTTCGAGTGTTGAGGGAGTCTGGATTATTACAAACGAGACAGGAAGGCCGCTGGATATATTACCGTCTTAATCCGCTTCAATTTCAGGTTTTAATGAAGTCTTTAGCTGATTTTGCCATGGACTGA
- the cysC gene encoding adenylsulfate kinase CysC — MEHKGVTVWFTGLSGAGKTTISQVVAQKLKDAGYKLEVLDGDIVRTNLTKGLGFSKEDRDENIRRIGFVSNLLTRNGVIVIVSAISPYRELREEVKGKIGNFVEVFVNAPLATCEERDVKGLYKKARSGEIKMFTGISDPYEAPLNPEIECRTDLEELDESVNKVLQGLKDLGYLAD, encoded by the coding sequence ATGGAGCATAAAGGCGTAACAGTTTGGTTTACAGGGCTTAGTGGTGCAGGAAAAACCACCATTAGCCAAGTAGTAGCACAAAAACTTAAGGATGCAGGTTATAAACTAGAGGTTCTTGATGGTGATATTGTACGTACAAATTTAACCAAGGGATTAGGTTTTAGTAAGGAAGATAGAGACGAGAATATTCGTCGTATTGGTTTTGTGTCTAACCTTTTGACTCGTAATGGTGTAATTGTAATTGTCTCGGCTATTTCTCCTTATCGTGAATTGAGGGAAGAAGTTAAAGGCAAAATTGGTAATTTTGTGGAAGTATTTGTAAATGCCCCCCTTGCTACCTGTGAGGAAAGGGATGTAAAAGGTTTATATAAAAAAGCGAGATCTGGGGAAATTAAAATGTTTACTGGTATCAGTGATCCTTATGAGGCTCCTTTAAATCCTGAAATTGAGTGTAGAACAGATTTAGAGGAATTGGATGAGAGTGTTAATAAAGTTTTACAAGGGCTAAAGGACTTAGGTTATTTAGCTGATTAA
- a CDS encoding hypothetical protein (COG1836) — MGEFKMSINFDWSNPWLVGIAINTVLISLAFILPKKLLTVAGYLNAWLLGVIVWGCLNWQGYVVVLFYFFVGSSVTRIGMKEKQEQGIAEKRDGVRGPENVWGSALIATFCAFGYFFISPVWQPLMVLGYVGSFATKLSDTCASEVGKAYGKRTFLITTFKAVPRGTEGAVSLEGTLAGVLASVVIAFLAYVLGLISVMGILICVISAFVATNFESVVGATFQDNFDWLTNEVVNIINTFVGAIVAIALGYIQ; from the coding sequence ATGGGAGAGTTTAAGATGAGTATCAATTTTGATTGGTCAAATCCTTGGTTAGTGGGTATTGCTATTAATACGGTGTTAATCAGCTTGGCTTTTATCTTGCCGAAAAAACTCTTAACGGTGGCTGGTTATCTGAATGCTTGGTTGTTGGGGGTTATTGTTTGGGGTTGTCTAAATTGGCAGGGTTATGTGGTCGTTTTGTTTTACTTTTTTGTCGGCTCTAGTGTAACTCGTATTGGCATGAAGGAAAAACAAGAGCAAGGTATTGCGGAAAAAAGGGATGGGGTAAGGGGCCCTGAAAATGTGTGGGGTAGTGCTTTAATTGCGACTTTTTGCGCCTTTGGTTATTTTTTTATTTCTCCTGTATGGCAACCATTAATGGTTTTGGGTTATGTGGGGAGTTTTGCGACTAAGTTATCGGATACTTGTGCTTCGGAGGTGGGAAAGGCTTACGGTAAGCGGACTTTTTTGATTACTACTTTTAAGGCTGTGCCAAGGGGTACGGAGGGGGCTGTTAGTCTTGAGGGTACTTTAGCAGGGGTTTTGGCTAGTGTAGTTATTGCTTTTCTGGCTTATGTGTTGGGTTTGATTAGTGTTATGGGAATTTTGATATGTGTCATTTCGGCTTTTGTGGCGACAAATTTTGAAAGTGTGGTGGGAGCTACTTTTCAGGATAATTTTGATTGGTTAACTAATGAGGTGGTGAATATTATTAATACCTTTGTGGGGGCTATAGTGGCGATCGCCCTTGGATATATTCAATAA
- the purF gene encoding amidophosphoribosyltransferase PurF, which produces MNSNHQLDYRPDKPEEACGVFGIYAPQENVAKLTYFGLYALQHRGQESAGIATFEGENCYCYKDMGLVSQVFNESILSNLTGQIAVGHTRYSTTGSSLQANAQPAIIDTRLGKLALAHNGNLVNAVDLRTELIKRDCQFITTTDSEMIAIMVGSEVDKGKNWVEAAISAFAWCKGAYSLVIGTPHGIIGARDSNGIRPLVIGALKEDNLTRYVLASETCALDIIGAEYIRDVEPGELVWITEEGLSSHHWATPEQKLCVFEMIYFARPDSIMGNESLYAYRLRLGEQLAKESPVQVDLVMGVPDSGIPAAIGYSRQSGITYQEGLIKNRYVGRTFIQPTQHMREHGIKMKLNPLKDVLEGKKILIIDDSIVRGTTSRKIVRALRDAGAKEVHMKISSPPVTHPCFYGIDTDSQDHLIAANMSIEEIGRQIEVDSLNYLSEEGMLKVTKENPLHFCTACFNGNYPITIPDEIKRSKLILEKA; this is translated from the coding sequence ATGAACTCTAACCATCAACTAGACTATCGCCCAGATAAACCCGAAGAAGCCTGTGGCGTATTTGGTATTTATGCCCCCCAAGAAAACGTTGCCAAACTAACTTATTTTGGACTCTATGCCCTACAACACCGAGGACAAGAATCTGCTGGGATAGCCACCTTTGAAGGGGAAAACTGTTACTGTTACAAAGACATGGGCTTAGTCTCCCAAGTATTTAATGAGTCAATTCTCTCCAACCTTACCGGCCAAATAGCCGTAGGGCATACCCGTTACTCCACCACAGGCTCAAGTTTACAAGCCAACGCCCAACCTGCCATCATTGATACCCGTTTAGGAAAACTAGCCCTTGCCCACAACGGCAACCTAGTAAACGCCGTAGATTTACGCACAGAATTAATCAAAAGAGATTGTCAATTTATCACCACCACCGACTCCGAAATGATTGCCATTATGGTGGGTAGTGAAGTTGATAAAGGTAAAAACTGGGTTGAGGCCGCCATCAGTGCCTTTGCTTGGTGCAAAGGAGCCTATAGCCTCGTTATTGGTACTCCCCACGGAATAATCGGTGCAAGGGATTCTAACGGTATTCGCCCCCTCGTGATTGGGGCATTAAAAGAGGATAATCTTACTCGTTACGTTTTAGCCTCCGAAACCTGTGCGCTCGACATTATCGGTGCGGAATACATCAGAGATGTGGAGCCTGGGGAATTGGTTTGGATTACCGAAGAGGGTTTATCCTCCCATCATTGGGCAACCCCTGAACAAAAATTGTGCGTTTTTGAGATGATTTATTTTGCCCGTCCTGATAGCATCATGGGTAATGAAAGTCTTTACGCCTATCGTCTCAGATTAGGGGAACAATTGGCAAAAGAATCCCCCGTACAGGTAGATTTGGTAATGGGTGTACCCGATTCAGGAATTCCCGCGGCGATCGGTTATTCTCGTCAAAGTGGCATTACTTATCAAGAAGGATTGATCAAAAATCGCTACGTAGGTAGAACTTTTATTCAACCTACCCAACACATGAGGGAACATGGAATAAAAATGAAACTAAATCCCCTCAAGGATGTATTGGAAGGCAAAAAAATTCTCATCATCGATGATTCTATCGTTAGGGGTACCACTAGCCGTAAAATTGTTAGAGCATTGAGAGATGCAGGGGCGAAAGAGGTACATATGAAAATTTCTTCTCCTCCTGTTACTCACCCTTGTTTTTATGGTATTGATACCGATAGTCAAGATCATCTTATCGCCGCTAATATGTCCATTGAGGAGATTGGAAGACAAATTGAGGTGGATTCCCTTAACTATTTATCCGAAGAAGGGATGTTAAAGGTTACTAAGGAAAATCCTTTACATTTCTGTACTGCTTGTTTTAATGGTAATTATCCCATTACTATTCCTGATGAGATAAAGCGCTCTAAGTTAATTTTAGAAAAAGCGTAG
- the phrB-2 gene encoding deoxyribodipyrimidine photo-lyase, which yields MSNILIWFRNDLRLHDQECIYRSVSAEPKHIIPFYCFDDRTYNKTSFGFAKTGQFRAKFIIESVIDLQTSLKKIGSDLIVKKGKAEDEILKIVEQYQISEVYFSEEATAEEIAIEKKLTTILEKNQVNVKTFWQSTLYFSDDLPFSIKELPDLFTHFRKQVEKKAEVYTTFKTPSSLPPLPANIDVGKIPSLSDLGLKEFEKDNRGVLTFVGGETEALKRLNYYLWETDNISSYKKTRNGMLGGDYSSKFSPWLAQGCLSPRLIYTEIEKYEQERVKNDSTYWLIFELLWRDFFRFTCLKYGNSIFHKSGLQNIDIPWQENQDLFELWCEGKTGYPLVDANMRELKTTGFMSNRGRQNVASFLTKNLGINWQMGAEWFESLLIDYDVCSNWGNWNYTAGVGNDARGFRYFNIPKQSKDYDYQGDYLRHWLPEIKTIKGEKIHEPWKLSKEEQKQFKVQLGVNYPRPMVDFFKSVKHNEKVYLANTP from the coding sequence ATGAGTAATATTTTAATTTGGTTTCGTAATGACTTAAGATTACATGACCAAGAATGTATATATAGATCAGTGTCAGCCGAGCCTAAACACATAATTCCTTTTTACTGTTTTGACGATCGCACTTATAACAAAACATCATTTGGCTTTGCAAAAACAGGACAATTTAGAGCAAAATTCATCATAGAAAGTGTAATAGATTTACAAACTTCTCTAAAAAAAATAGGTAGTGACTTAATAGTAAAAAAAGGAAAAGCTGAAGATGAAATATTAAAAATCGTTGAACAATATCAAATCTCAGAAGTTTATTTTTCCGAAGAAGCCACCGCCGAAGAAATCGCCATTGAGAAAAAATTGACCACAATTTTAGAAAAAAATCAAGTCAACGTAAAAACCTTCTGGCAAAGCACCCTTTATTTTTCCGATGACTTACCCTTTAGCATAAAAGAATTACCTGATTTATTCACCCACTTTAGAAAACAAGTAGAAAAAAAAGCCGAAGTATATACCACCTTCAAAACCCCCTCATCCTTACCCCCCCTACCAGCAAATATTGATGTAGGTAAAATTCCCTCCCTTTCCGACTTAGGCTTGAAAGAATTTGAAAAAGATAACAGAGGGGTATTAACCTTTGTGGGTGGAGAAACTGAAGCCCTCAAAAGACTGAATTACTATCTTTGGGAAACAGACAATATTAGTAGTTATAAAAAAACCCGTAACGGTATGTTAGGGGGAGACTACTCCTCCAAATTTTCCCCATGGTTGGCCCAAGGTTGCCTTTCTCCCCGTCTAATTTATACCGAGATAGAAAAATATGAACAAGAAAGAGTCAAAAACGACTCCACCTATTGGCTAATATTTGAACTATTATGGCGAGACTTTTTCCGCTTTACCTGCCTAAAATACGGTAATAGTATCTTTCACAAATCAGGATTACAAAATATTGATATACCTTGGCAAGAAAACCAAGACTTATTCGAGTTATGGTGCGAAGGCAAAACAGGTTATCCCCTCGTAGATGCCAACATGAGAGAATTAAAAACCACAGGGTTTATGTCTAATCGAGGTAGGCAAAATGTTGCCAGTTTCCTGACAAAAAACCTCGGTATCAATTGGCAAATGGGGGCAGAATGGTTTGAATCTCTGCTGATTGATTACGATGTGTGTAGTAACTGGGGTAACTGGAATTACACTGCGGGGGTAGGTAACGATGCCCGTGGATTTCGTTATTTCAACATTCCGAAACAATCCAAAGACTATGACTATCAAGGAGACTATCTACGCCATTGGTTGCCAGAAATTAAGACTATCAAAGGAGAAAAAATTCACGAACCGTGGAAATTATCAAAGGAAGAACAAAAACAATTTAAGGTACAATTAGGGGTAAATTATCCTCGCCCCATGGTGGATTTTTTTAAATCTGTCAAACACAACGAAAAAGTTTATTTGGCTAATACTCCATGA
- the devR gene encoding two-component signal transduction system response regulator DevR — MTTVLIVEDDPINLKVFSKILTKRGGLNVIGTENVDEVLKVANSGVTKVVLMDVSLSNSYYEGEPVDGIKITQLLKANPLTQDIPVVLITAHAMEGDRENFLNLSGADGYITKPIINQDEFVREVKTFITGEWKLQEKDY; from the coding sequence ATGACCACAGTCCTAATTGTAGAAGATGATCCCATTAATTTAAAAGTTTTCTCCAAAATTCTCACCAAAAGAGGAGGATTAAATGTTATTGGCACAGAAAATGTTGATGAGGTTTTGAAGGTAGCAAATTCTGGGGTAACAAAAGTTGTTTTAATGGACGTATCTTTATCCAACAGTTACTATGAGGGTGAGCCAGTGGATGGTATTAAAATAACTCAATTACTAAAAGCCAATCCCCTCACCCAAGATATTCCTGTTGTTTTAATTACCGCCCATGCTATGGAAGGAGATAGAGAAAATTTTTTAAATCTCAGTGGGGCGGATGGTTACATTACAAAACCTATTATTAATCAAGATGAATTTGTTAGAGAGGTAAAAACTTTTATTACTGGGGAGTGGAAACTTCAAGAAAAAGATTATTAA